A genomic stretch from Sphingobacterium sp. ML3W includes:
- a CDS encoding glycoside hydrolase, translating into MSRNQFVFKSISCFGLMASLWLTGCQKQVLSTNEDEAVNRLNQLNAQAASVTTNAVVEWNQERQKIDGFGAFGGRIVPFFESPKRDSILDYLWGNSGLKLNILRGKVLHTYPFNQQNRVVTIKPAGVDIDVAVSSPAYQALSADAREHLGQLWILKKAKERFQVPVIIASTWTPPLYMKTNPNSISGKWFNGLNLNTSSTLFARYLAGFAKAYQNEGITINAISPTNEPENVFSDWDASYWASNKLGEFVTNNLRPALNEEGLQSTKIIASENAAWGTANTFLSGMDRSNVDILAGHGYVEITELIGGKRGFNQSPSKWTFSTGGKPMWVTEASDDGGNYDAGIEGGLKLAVNMHKLLADCDASAYVFWLGMLAFQNNEALICTRSDGSLEFTKAYDVMGHYSRFIKANYKRINVAVQNANGLLISAYKDPQTGKFAMVVTNTGSSSVPLDINLSGFVGGQLSNYQTTATSVGHWGLAGIVAPTASGVYSLTIPAKSVSTLEGTKQ; encoded by the coding sequence ATGAGCAGAAATCAATTTGTTTTTAAATCCATCTCTTGTTTTGGATTAATGGCATCCCTATGGTTGACGGGTTGTCAAAAGCAGGTATTATCGACGAATGAAGATGAAGCGGTGAATCGTTTGAATCAGTTAAATGCGCAGGCTGCCTCAGTAACGACAAATGCCGTTGTGGAATGGAACCAGGAACGTCAAAAAATAGACGGTTTTGGTGCCTTCGGGGGGCGTATTGTTCCTTTCTTTGAATCTCCGAAGAGAGATAGTATTTTGGACTATCTGTGGGGTAACTCGGGTTTGAAGTTGAATATATTGCGCGGTAAAGTATTACATACCTACCCATTCAATCAACAGAATAGGGTGGTGACCATTAAGCCTGCAGGGGTTGATATCGATGTCGCAGTGAGTAGCCCGGCTTATCAGGCCCTTTCGGCAGATGCGCGGGAGCATCTGGGACAGCTGTGGATTCTAAAAAAGGCTAAGGAAAGATTTCAGGTCCCGGTTATTATCGCGAGTACCTGGACACCGCCGCTTTATATGAAGACGAATCCCAATAGTATCAGTGGTAAATGGTTTAATGGACTTAATCTGAATACCTCATCGACGCTATTTGCCCGTTATCTGGCTGGTTTCGCTAAAGCCTATCAAAATGAAGGGATAACAATTAATGCTATATCGCCAACGAATGAACCTGAAAATGTGTTTTCGGATTGGGATGCATCTTATTGGGCTTCAAATAAACTTGGTGAGTTTGTCACTAACAACCTCAGACCAGCTTTAAATGAAGAAGGTTTGCAAAGTACCAAAATCATCGCTTCTGAAAATGCGGCTTGGGGTACTGCCAATACCTTCCTATCTGGAATGGACAGGAGTAATGTCGATATTCTGGCAGGACATGGTTACGTTGAAATTACAGAGTTGATCGGCGGAAAAAGAGGTTTCAACCAAAGCCCATCAAAGTGGACATTTTCCACAGGCGGCAAACCAATGTGGGTAACCGAAGCATCGGACGATGGCGGAAACTATGATGCTGGAATTGAAGGTGGATTGAAGCTTGCCGTTAATATGCACAAATTGCTGGCAGATTGTGATGCCAGTGCTTATGTCTTCTGGCTCGGGATGCTCGCATTCCAAAATAACGAGGCTTTGATCTGTACACGAAGTGATGGTTCGTTGGAATTTACCAAGGCTTATGATGTGATGGGGCATTATTCCAGATTTATTAAAGCGAATTACAAGCGTATCAACGTTGCGGTACAAAATGCCAATGGATTACTTATATCCGCGTATAAAGACCCGCAAACAGGTAAATTTGCGATGGTCGTGACAAATACAGGTAGTAGTAGTGTCCCGTTGGATATCAATCTGTCAGGTTTTGTGGGGGGACAATTATCCAATTATCAGACAACAGCGACCAGTGTAGGGCATTGGGGGCTCGCCGGTATTGTTGCGCCAACTGCAAGTGGTGTATATAGCTTAACTATTCCAGCAAAGAGCGTGTCGACACTCGAAGGAACCAAACAATAA
- a CDS encoding DinB family protein, whose translation MNDFIQDFEVRIATFPTELSAIDTIAFSAKPVPEKWSKKEILGHLIDGAMTNYLRFIRAQSEENPQIFYTQDDFCENANYQQSETKQLLDLWLALNKQLLFLFKTLITKSLTMRKCNDLTLAFLMEDYLAHLNHHRQQILS comes from the coding sequence ATGAACGATTTTATACAAGACTTTGAAGTGCGCATAGCTACTTTCCCGACCGAACTATCTGCCATTGATACCATAGCATTTAGTGCGAAGCCAGTTCCAGAAAAATGGAGTAAGAAGGAAATTTTAGGGCACCTGATCGATGGCGCCATGACAAACTACCTCCGGTTTATCAGAGCACAATCTGAAGAAAACCCACAGATCTTTTACACACAGGATGACTTTTGTGAAAATGCAAATTATCAGCAGTCAGAAACTAAACAGCTGCTTGATCTATGGTTAGCACTCAACAAGCAACTTCTATTTCTATTCAAGACTTTGATTACTAAAAGCCTGACAATGCGAAAATGTAATGATCTAACACTTGCCTTTTTGATGGAAGATTATTTAGCCCACCTCAATCATCATCGTCAACAGATACTTTCTTAA
- a CDS encoding GNAT family N-acetyltransferase, translated as MNYQIKRASLEDLNETAELFNLYRIFYRQESDLEKGRLFLKERFLNDESIVFLAVADGKAVGFVQLYKLFHYTKLEMQWLLSDLFVHQDYRGKGLSVALIDRSKEWCTETGACGLMLETEKTNDIGNTLYPRCGFEYDGLHNYYHWWSKK; from the coding sequence ATGAATTACCAAATTAAAAGAGCCAGTCTTGAAGACTTGAACGAGACCGCAGAATTGTTTAACCTTTATCGAATCTTTTACCGTCAGGAATCCGATCTGGAAAAAGGGAGACTATTTTTAAAAGAGCGGTTTCTGAATGACGAATCAATTGTTTTTCTAGCCGTTGCTGACGGTAAAGCCGTGGGATTTGTACAATTGTATAAACTGTTTCATTACACTAAGTTAGAAATGCAATGGTTGCTGAGCGATCTGTTTGTTCACCAAGATTATCGTGGTAAGGGACTTTCAGTTGCACTGATCGATCGGAGCAAAGAATGGTGTACCGAAACCGGTGCCTGTGGGTTAATGCTCGAAACAGAAAAAACAAATGACATTGGCAATACGCTATACCCTCGTTGCGGTTTTGAATACGATGGACTTCACAACTATTATCATTGGTGGAGTAAAAAGTAA
- a CDS encoding helix-turn-helix domain-containing protein, with protein sequence MKHISVIIYNNVLSTAVSTTVALLMSANEAALKRGMQIPFEIELIGVDTKTVQSILPIQFYCTRILAEVARTDVVIIPPMNIAAKQIESFLEDNWELIGWIRDKYEHKAEVISLCTGAYFLAESGLLDGMPATSHWDAITDLASRYPKILFKPDHVVTHSKAIITGGGGFSALNAMLYFIEKNCSKEIAIELSKFYALDYGRTSQNIFSVFSGQRLHDDQDIHRAQSYIEEKIKADISVEQIADHVNMSKRNFIRRFKNATRLNPIEYIQRTKIEVAKKALEMGNANIADVTYSIGYNDLKTFRSLFKKITGLTPIDYRNRYRGQFEEV encoded by the coding sequence ATGAAACATATATCAGTCATTATCTATAACAATGTATTATCTACGGCAGTATCAACTACAGTCGCTTTACTCATGAGTGCAAATGAAGCTGCTTTAAAAAGAGGGATGCAGATACCATTTGAGATTGAATTAATTGGGGTTGATACAAAAACGGTGCAATCCATTCTCCCGATCCAGTTTTATTGTACGAGAATACTGGCGGAGGTCGCCCGAACGGATGTGGTTATTATTCCACCTATGAATATAGCCGCAAAGCAGATTGAATCATTTTTAGAAGACAACTGGGAGTTGATCGGTTGGATCAGAGATAAATATGAGCACAAAGCGGAAGTGATCAGTCTGTGCACCGGAGCCTATTTTTTGGCAGAAAGTGGATTGTTGGATGGAATGCCAGCAACCTCACATTGGGACGCTATTACGGATCTGGCAAGTCGATATCCCAAGATCCTGTTTAAACCAGATCATGTGGTCACGCATTCCAAAGCAATTATTACAGGCGGAGGTGGTTTTTCGGCATTAAATGCAATGCTCTATTTTATAGAAAAAAATTGTAGCAAAGAAATCGCCATCGAACTCAGTAAATTCTATGCATTGGATTATGGTCGTACCTCACAGAATATATTTTCAGTTTTCTCAGGGCAACGTCTTCACGATGATCAAGATATCCATAGAGCGCAAAGCTATATCGAAGAGAAAATTAAAGCAGACATTTCGGTAGAACAGATTGCTGACCACGTCAATATGAGCAAACGAAATTTTATTCGAAGATTTAAGAATGCAACCCGATTGAACCCGATAGAATATATACAGCGGACAAAGATAGAGGTCGCAAAAAAAGCATTGGAAATGGGGAACGCAAATATAGCTGATGTTACCTATAGTATCGGTTATAATGACTTAAAAACATTCCGCAGTTTATTCAAGAAAATAACGGGGTTAACACCCATAGATTATAGAAACAGATACAGGGGCCAATTTGAGGAAGTCTAA
- a CDS encoding DUF1569 domain-containing protein → MKTIFNNTERAELIERIELLTPNNTAQWGKMNVYQMIKHCTIWNDWVLGRDKHHYKQEFLGKIFGKMALKGMIKDDKPLKKNVPAGIFAVKDNMGQIDTAQKKTWMEQIESYGHYSNPDFVHDFFGKMETEQIGIFVYKHMDHHLRQFGV, encoded by the coding sequence ATGAAAACAATATTCAACAACACAGAAAGAGCAGAACTGATCGAAAGAATCGAGCTCCTTACCCCCAATAACACAGCACAATGGGGAAAAATGAATGTATATCAAATGATCAAACATTGTACAATCTGGAATGATTGGGTGCTTGGTCGGGATAAACATCATTACAAGCAAGAATTTCTTGGGAAGATATTTGGAAAAATGGCCCTAAAGGGGATGATAAAAGACGATAAGCCACTGAAAAAAAATGTGCCTGCTGGAATTTTTGCCGTTAAGGATAATATGGGTCAGATTGATACCGCCCAGAAAAAAACTTGGATGGAGCAAATTGAATCCTATGGTCATTATTCAAATCCAGATTTCGTCCATGATTTTTTCGGAAAAATGGAAACGGAACAAATTGGCATTTTTGTGTATAAACACATGGATCATCACTTGAGACAATTCGGTGTGTGA
- a CDS encoding YqaE/Pmp3 family membrane protein, with protein sequence MILIAVLLPWLSFFLRGKIFSGIICLILQLTILGWLPAAIWAVASRVDGKNQQRIRSLERSMRR encoded by the coding sequence ATGATATTGATTGCTGTACTACTTCCTTGGTTATCCTTCTTTTTAAGAGGTAAGATATTCAGTGGAATTATTTGTTTAATCCTCCAACTTACTATTTTGGGCTGGTTGCCCGCAGCAATATGGGCCGTTGCTTCACGTGTTGATGGTAAAAATCAACAGCGCATACGAAGTTTGGAACGTAGTATGCGCCGTTAA
- a CDS encoding alpha/beta hydrolase, producing the protein MLNNHSGYAAANGIKLYYEIYGAGKPLVLIHGGGSSGFFDFEETVTRLKDRYQLILLDMQNHGRSEHRTVPETFEQDAMDIIAVLDCLAIDKASFLGFSNGATTILKLASLFPDRVDKLIAASGNTKREGLLDGFFDSMSASTIEVMPSYLKENFLKLNPDPEKFKNMYEKDSQRMINFQDFEPGTLENLPCPVFLIGGDQDVVKGEHLAQMQQQIPDARLMVLPANHGNYMMKDFDGQIDKGLIDFTILQIQKFLEAE; encoded by the coding sequence ATGTTGAACAATCACTCAGGCTATGCAGCCGCTAACGGGATAAAGCTATACTATGAAATATATGGGGCCGGAAAGCCACTTGTGCTTATCCATGGCGGTGGTTCCTCAGGTTTTTTTGATTTTGAGGAGACCGTGACACGATTGAAGGATCGCTATCAATTGATTTTGCTGGATATGCAAAATCATGGTCGATCAGAGCATAGGACTGTTCCGGAAACATTTGAACAGGATGCAATGGATATTATCGCGGTGTTGGATTGCCTCGCGATCGATAAAGCCTCATTTTTAGGCTTCAGTAATGGCGCAACGACCATTTTGAAACTCGCTTCTCTTTTCCCGGATAGGGTAGACAAATTGATTGCTGCTTCGGGTAACACCAAAAGAGAGGGCTTGTTAGATGGCTTTTTTGATAGCATGTCGGCTTCTACGATTGAGGTTATGCCATCTTATTTGAAAGAAAATTTTTTGAAATTGAATCCGGATCCCGAAAAGTTTAAAAATATGTATGAAAAGGATAGCCAACGTATGATAAATTTCCAGGATTTTGAACCCGGTACCTTAGAAAACTTACCTTGTCCGGTATTTCTGATCGGAGGAGATCAGGACGTGGTCAAAGGGGAGCATTTGGCACAAATGCAACAGCAGATACCTGATGCACGGCTCATGGTTCTGCCCGCTAATCATGGTAATTATATGATGAAAGATTTTGATGGACAAATAGATAAAGGATTAATTGATTTTACTATCCTTCAGATTCAAAAATTCCTTGAGGCCGAATAA
- a CDS encoding SRPBCC domain-containing protein: protein MEDANPRKNPLVSVVLVEKPLEDVWEHWIGSASIRQWNIPFDDWHCPDVENDFREGGQFNFRMERRDDHEGFDYRGVYDRIIPLEYIESTSGGRNCIVEFQAIDNNTIIRETFEPDAVTALDLQQNFTDAVLTNFKKFVESR, encoded by the coding sequence ATGGAAGACGCAAACCCAAGAAAAAATCCCCTTGTTTCAGTTGTTTTGGTGGAAAAACCGCTCGAAGATGTCTGGGAACACTGGATCGGATCAGCGTCCATAAGACAATGGAATATTCCATTCGATGATTGGCATTGTCCGGATGTAGAGAACGATTTTAGGGAAGGTGGTCAGTTTAATTTTCGAATGGAACGGCGAGATGATCATGAAGGCTTTGATTATCGTGGGGTGTATGATCGTATTATTCCATTAGAATATATTGAAAGTACCAGTGGCGGAAGAAACTGTATTGTCGAATTTCAGGCTATAGATAATAATACGATTATAAGGGAGACGTTTGAACCAGATGCGGTGACAGCGCTGGATCTTCAGCAAAATTTCACCGACGCCGTTCTGACCAACTTTAAAAAATTTGTAGAAAGCAGATAA
- a CDS encoding Atu1372/SO_1960 family protein, with the protein MKKLYTSLIGVMLAVLTNVGMAQAHKTQVLVLIHSDKGGTYELAKEVAKGVERTGKVQAVVKLVKPSSDPKLSSLAVATVEELPNYDGIAFGSPVYFGNVSTAMSEFLSKTVDLWSQHALEGIPATVFMSAGSGAGKELALQSFWNSLAVHGMILVPTGIMGNDKIDKSIPQGNTVLGTTSLASLTATERPSKSERYLAELQGMNFAKVALGLAGTRDNKALDKKSSPANPDVVSIHNRLREKNIVLPKVPQPAGNYQPYVRSGNLVFINQVALKDGKIFKPGKLGVGVSEQEVKEATEITMLNVLSVLNEAVGGDLNRVKRCVQLTGIFNTKDDYNKHADLMNVASNLAVTAFGEKGKHARATFGASSLPVNSSVEIQAVFEIE; encoded by the coding sequence ATGAAAAAATTATATACCTCCCTTATTGGCGTAATGTTAGCTGTATTGACCAATGTTGGCATGGCACAGGCTCATAAAACACAGGTCTTGGTTCTTATTCATTCCGATAAAGGCGGAACGTATGAATTAGCCAAGGAAGTTGCAAAAGGTGTTGAGCGTACTGGCAAGGTACAGGCTGTTGTTAAACTTGTGAAACCATCATCTGATCCAAAGCTAAGTAGTCTTGCAGTGGCGACAGTAGAAGAACTGCCTAATTACGACGGGATAGCATTTGGATCACCTGTTTATTTTGGTAATGTAAGTACAGCAATGAGCGAGTTCCTGTCCAAAACAGTAGACCTGTGGTCTCAGCACGCTTTGGAGGGCATCCCCGCTACAGTGTTTATGTCTGCAGGGAGTGGTGCAGGAAAGGAATTGGCATTGCAGTCATTCTGGAATAGTCTAGCTGTACATGGGATGATTCTGGTTCCTACCGGTATCATGGGGAATGACAAAATAGATAAATCCATTCCACAGGGAAATACAGTCTTGGGGACAACAAGTCTCGCTTCATTGACAGCTACCGAAAGACCAAGCAAAAGTGAGCGTTATCTGGCCGAGCTGCAGGGAATGAACTTTGCGAAGGTTGCCTTAGGTCTAGCGGGTACAAGGGACAATAAGGCTCTTGATAAAAAAAGTAGCCCAGCTAATCCGGATGTGGTATCAATCCATAATCGGTTACGGGAAAAGAATATTGTACTTCCAAAAGTACCCCAACCGGCAGGGAATTATCAACCTTATGTCCGTTCGGGAAATTTGGTCTTTATTAATCAGGTCGCACTCAAGGATGGTAAAATATTTAAACCCGGAAAATTAGGGGTAGGAGTAAGTGAGCAGGAGGTGAAGGAAGCGACCGAAATAACAATGCTTAATGTACTTTCTGTTCTTAATGAGGCGGTCGGTGGAGATCTAAACCGAGTCAAACGATGTGTACAGTTAACAGGAATTTTCAATACGAAAGACGATTATAATAAACATGCCGACCTGATGAACGTGGCATCCAATTTGGCTGTTACGGCCTTTGGCGAAAAAGGGAAACATGCCCGGGCGACTTTTGGAGCGTCATCTTTACCTGTAAATTCATCTGTAGAGATACAAGCAGTCTTCGAAATTGAATAG